Genomic segment of Nostoc sp. TCL240-02:
TGTATCAGCGCTCTGCATCACGATCGCGTCGGTGTTATCTTCATTCTTCAACCCACCAGGTCGCACAATCGTATAAGTAAGACCACTTTTCTGGATATACTCTTCAGCTTGCTTTTTCCATACCAAAATTAGCCAAAACAAGTTCAGTGGGTGGAAGAACTGCGAAGTACACAAAGAAGAAACTAAAACAAGATGCTCAATCCCCTTTGCTTTGGCAGCTTCTACTAAATTTTTAGTCCCTTCAAAATCTACTTTATAAGGGCCAGTGGGGTCAAAACTAGGTTTTGCACCAGTCGCAACGAACAAAACTGTGCTATCTCCCAACGCAGCATTTAAACTTTCTGGTTGTAACACATCGCCTACAACCAATTCGGCTTCAGGAGACAGAATACCTCTAGCTTTGTCTATATCCCGCACCAAAGCCCGGACGGGAATATTCCGCGCTATCAACTCTTGCACAATCCGGCGACCTGTTTCACCCGTTGCCCCTGCTACAAATGCTTTCATGAGAAATGTTATCCTGGGAAACTATTGTGTGCTTGTTCAGTTCTTTATTTTAGTAATTCTATGGAGGTGATGGCAGATTAATGAGGTTTTGGTCAAAATTGAATATTAGTGTGAAATGACCCAAGTACGTGGGGAATTATTAATATAGACGAACGCCAAAATATACAGTAATGCATTTATGCTTTCAACAAAGGGCGAATATAAATCCTGGGAAATAACAGAAGCAGTTTTACCTGTAGCGTCTTCTCAAGAAGAAGCCAAAGAAAGATTAACAGACACAAATGTAGCGACGATCACAAAATTTTATGGTCGTTATCAAGATTTTATGGAAATGCCTGCCCCAGTAGAAAAGGTTGCTGAGTATCTTAACGCTCACGCCTCATGGTTTTCTCGTTGCGCTGAACCTATGAAGGTGCAATTACTTGGGGAAAATGGCTACGCTTTAGTAATTGGTCGTTTTGGCGCTTTTGGTTATGAAGTAGAACCGAAAATTGGCTTGGAATTGTTGCCTCCAGAGGAGGGTATTTACCGCATCCGTACAATATCCATTCCTGATTACCAAGCGCCTGGTTATGACGTAGACTATCGCGCATCTCTACAGCTAATAGAAAACGATGCTTGCACTAGCGGCGAGGTTACGAGAGTTGAATGGGAATTGGATTTAGTAGTTGATTTGCACTTTCCCCGGTTTATTCAGCGATTACCCAAGTCTATAATTCAATCTACTGGCGATCGCTTACTTAACCAAATTGTCCGCCAAGTTTCTCGTCGCTTAACACGCAAAGTTCAGCAAGATTTTCAGAAATCTTTGGAAATACCCTTTTCTGGGAATTCCAAACAAAAGCGCTAAGTCAACAGTCCTTTGTCATTTCTCATACACTAATGACAAAGGACAAAGCGCAAAGTCTGAGCGGAGGTCTCCTCCGCTCAGAACTTTGTAAGAGAGGACAAATGACTAAGCTTTAGTAAGAATTCTTTGGACAATTTGCACGCCAGTAACAGCCTGCCAAGCAAAAAGTCCCAAAAGCGTGAAATTTAGCAAAATATGGGTTGCGCGTGCCCAGTTTGCCCCTTTCTGCATATAAGGGGACAAAGCAGCAGAAAATGCAATCAGACCTGTCATACCCAGTCCTGCCAGCAGGTGAGGGCCGACAAATAACTTGCCATTATTGATGTAAGTTACACCCATCCCTCCGATCATACCTACCACCATCAAAGCTAAGAGTATAGACCCAATTTGGTAGTGTCTGACGCTATATCTACCTTTAATCAGTTCTTTCTTTTCTTCCCCCTGAGCATTTCTGGTACGCTGTAATTGCAGCCCCAAGTAGGCAGCATAAATTGAGAGTACTAATAGCGCCCACATCAGCACCGGATGGAAGAAATTCAGCCAATATTTCACCGACGCAGAAAGTTCCAGACTCATAGTGTTCTCACCTAATTATTAAATCTTCATAAAAATTAGCATAACTCTATTCTCTGTGCTTCAAGTTGCACAAATTTAAGAAGTTTGGGCATTGGGAATTGGGCATGAAGAAGAGACAAGGTAGACAAGGAAGAGGGGGGAGACAAGGGAGAGACTTATTCAATAATTCTTCTTTGTCCCCCTGCCCCTTTCCAGTCCCTTCCCATGCTATTTCCCTTTACCCTCTTGCCAAAGTGCATAAACAATCTCAGACTGAGTTTTGAGGGTAGACGAACAAAACCCCTGTGTGGGATCTCATTCATGACTGAAAACAACGATACTTTGCTGCTAAAAGCCGCTAAAAGTGGCGATATCAAGGGGCTGTGTGCGCTACTGGCTGATGGTGCGAGGGTAGACGCGTGCGATCGCCAAGGCACGACGGCGTTAATGTTTGCAGCCAATTTAGGCTACACCGAAATAG
This window contains:
- a CDS encoding DUF4079 domain-containing protein — its product is MSLELSASVKYWLNFFHPVLMWALLVLSIYAAYLGLQLQRTRNAQGEEKKELIKGRYSVRHYQIGSILLALMVVGMIGGMGVTYINNGKLFVGPHLLAGLGMTGLIAFSAALSPYMQKGANWARATHILLNFTLLGLFAWQAVTGVQIVQRILTKA
- a CDS encoding DUF1997 domain-containing protein — encoded protein: MLSTKGEYKSWEITEAVLPVASSQEEAKERLTDTNVATITKFYGRYQDFMEMPAPVEKVAEYLNAHASWFSRCAEPMKVQLLGENGYALVIGRFGAFGYEVEPKIGLELLPPEEGIYRIRTISIPDYQAPGYDVDYRASLQLIENDACTSGEVTRVEWELDLVVDLHFPRFIQRLPKSIIQSTGDRLLNQIVRQVSRRLTRKVQQDFQKSLEIPFSGNSKQKR
- a CDS encoding NAD(P)H-binding protein codes for the protein MKAFVAGATGETGRRIVQELIARNIPVRALVRDIDKARGILSPEAELVVGDVLQPESLNAALGDSTVLFVATGAKPSFDPTGPYKVDFEGTKNLVEAAKAKGIEHLVLVSSLCTSQFFHPLNLFWLILVWKKQAEEYIQKSGLTYTIVRPGGLKNEDNTDAIVMQSADTLFDGSIPRQKVAQVAVEALFEADARNKIVEIVAKPEAASKSFGELFANVA